One segment of Curtobacterium poinsettiae DNA contains the following:
- a CDS encoding ArsR/SmtB family transcription factor gives MSDGIEAAAELFKALSSPARLRILSALISRSSDVGSLADTTELSQPLVSQHLRTLRLAGIVQVERIGRNAVYSLHDEHIAHIVGDAVSHVREAEAG, from the coding sequence ATGTCAGACGGGATCGAAGCAGCGGCCGAACTCTTCAAGGCGCTGTCCTCGCCCGCCCGACTCCGGATCCTGTCGGCCTTGATCTCCCGGTCTTCCGACGTCGGCTCCCTCGCCGACACGACCGAGCTCTCGCAGCCCCTGGTGTCCCAGCACCTCCGCACGCTGCGGCTCGCGGGCATCGTGCAGGTCGAGCGCATCGGACGGAACGCCGTGTACTCGCTGCACGACGAGCACATCGCCCACATCGTCGGCGATGCCGTCAGCCACGTGCGCGAGGCCGAAGCCGGCTGA
- a CDS encoding zinc transporter permease yields MAEHENSAEHTIAEHTHQDGCGHEAVQHEDHVDFVHDGHKHAQHGDHYDEH; encoded by the coding sequence ATGGCCGAGCACGAGAACAGCGCAGAGCACACTATCGCCGAGCACACCCACCAGGACGGCTGCGGCCACGAGGCGGTCCAGCACGAGGACCACGTCGACTTCGTCCACGACGGTCACAAGCACGCCCAGCACGGCGACCACTACGACGAGCACTGA
- a CDS encoding GlxA family transcriptional regulator: protein MRIAIYAFDGITMFHLSVPQMVFDEVTRLGLADWQTVVFSDRPGSVRTAEGLTLGPVQGLDAAADADLVVVPSWTDDGTRLPTPTERAVVEAHARGSVVVGLCLGSIAVAGAGLLAGRSAVTHWREVDRFATAHPDVTVDSDVLYVDHGDVLTSAGTASGLDACLHVVRTRLGAEAANRVARSLVVAPHREGGQAQYIERPVVQHRGDDPVATASAWAVEHLDEELGVDRLAAAAHMSRRSFVRAFRVSTGTTPAAWVRSRRLDEARRLLETTDLPVDRIAAACGFGNPVTLRQNFAVAFGSTPSSYRRRFDARP, encoded by the coding sequence GTGCGGATCGCCATCTACGCCTTCGACGGCATCACGATGTTCCACCTGTCGGTCCCGCAGATGGTGTTCGACGAGGTCACCCGCCTCGGGCTCGCCGACTGGCAGACCGTCGTCTTCTCCGACCGGCCCGGTTCGGTCCGGACCGCCGAGGGGCTGACGCTCGGCCCGGTTCAGGGGCTCGACGCCGCGGCGGACGCCGACCTGGTCGTGGTGCCGTCCTGGACCGACGACGGCACCCGCCTGCCGACACCGACGGAGCGCGCGGTCGTCGAGGCGCACGCGCGGGGATCGGTGGTGGTCGGCCTGTGCCTCGGGTCGATCGCGGTCGCCGGTGCCGGGCTCCTCGCGGGACGCAGCGCCGTCACGCACTGGCGCGAGGTCGACCGGTTCGCCACCGCGCACCCCGACGTCACCGTGGACTCCGACGTGCTCTACGTCGATCACGGGGACGTGCTGACCTCGGCGGGCACGGCCTCCGGGCTGGACGCGTGCCTGCACGTCGTGCGGACGCGGTTGGGCGCCGAGGCGGCGAACCGGGTCGCGCGGAGCCTGGTCGTCGCGCCGCACCGCGAAGGCGGGCAGGCCCAGTACATCGAGCGGCCGGTCGTGCAGCACAGGGGCGACGATCCGGTGGCGACGGCATCGGCCTGGGCGGTCGAGCACCTGGACGAGGAGCTCGGCGTCGACCGACTCGCTGCGGCGGCCCACATGAGCCGCCGCAGCTTCGTCCGGGCCTTCAGGGTGTCGACCGGCACCACCCCGGCGGCCTGGGTACGGAGTCGCCGTCTGGACGAGGCCCGTCGGCTGCTCGAGACCACCGACCTGCCCGTCGACCGGATCGCCGCAGCGTGCGGGTTCGGCAACCCGGTGACGCTGCGGCAGAACTTCGCCGTGGCCTTCGGCAGCACGCCCTCGAGCTACCGCCGACGGTTCGACGCGCGGCCCTGA
- a CDS encoding Na+/H+ antiporter: MLGPELVVVLGLAIALTAAVADRIRIAPPVLLLVFGALLGLVPEFADVELPAEAVLLLFLPALLYWESLTTSLREIRKNLRGIVLMGTLLVVVTAGAVAVLLHLLGMPWGPAWVLGAAVAPTDATAVGVLTKMLPRRNVTVLRAESLVNDGTTLVVYGIAVAVTVGTQELTFWGVSGMLVLSYIGGVAAGLAAAWIGTMVLRRVDTVVLENLVTLLVPFAAFLAAEAIGASGVLAVVAAGIVVSQVGPKLDRAETRQQVRAFWSFLTFLLNGALFVLVGIEAMVAARALDPADLLRGTGIVFAVAVLLVIVRFAFLNAAGGTIWLVTRRTGGEPREGHRDRLVSGFAGFRGAVSLAMAVAVPRTLESGGDFPERDLIVFVTAGVVIVTIVGQALVLPAVLRRAALPEDESVSEERRYAERTAIEEALDALPRLARSTGADRATVDRLRKEYEAHLDVIEAREGDDDDHPALQRHDNAVALELALVQHKARTLLRLRDADEIDDLVLRQVRAGYDAEEARLDGIESVASPPTSS; encoded by the coding sequence GTGCTGGGACCGGAACTGGTGGTCGTGCTCGGCCTCGCCATCGCACTGACGGCGGCCGTGGCCGACCGGATCCGGATCGCACCACCCGTGCTGCTCCTGGTCTTCGGCGCGCTGCTCGGGCTCGTGCCGGAGTTCGCGGACGTCGAGCTCCCCGCCGAGGCCGTGCTGCTGCTGTTCCTGCCGGCGCTGCTCTACTGGGAGAGCCTGACGACGTCGCTCCGCGAGATCCGGAAGAACCTGCGCGGCATCGTCCTGATGGGCACCCTGCTGGTCGTGGTGACCGCAGGTGCCGTCGCCGTGCTGCTGCACCTGCTCGGGATGCCGTGGGGGCCAGCCTGGGTGCTCGGCGCCGCGGTCGCCCCGACCGACGCGACCGCGGTCGGTGTGCTCACGAAGATGCTGCCGCGGCGGAACGTCACGGTGCTCCGCGCCGAGAGCCTGGTGAACGACGGCACCACCCTCGTCGTCTACGGCATCGCGGTGGCCGTCACCGTCGGCACGCAGGAGCTCACGTTCTGGGGCGTGTCCGGCATGCTCGTCCTGTCCTACATCGGCGGGGTCGCCGCCGGGCTCGCCGCCGCGTGGATCGGGACGATGGTGCTGCGGCGCGTCGACACCGTCGTGCTCGAGAACCTCGTCACCCTGCTCGTGCCCTTCGCAGCCTTCCTGGCCGCCGAGGCCATCGGCGCTTCCGGCGTGCTCGCCGTCGTGGCTGCCGGCATCGTCGTCAGCCAGGTCGGTCCCAAGCTCGACCGTGCTGAGACCCGCCAGCAGGTGCGCGCGTTCTGGTCGTTCCTGACCTTCCTGCTCAACGGCGCACTCTTCGTCCTGGTCGGCATCGAGGCGATGGTCGCCGCACGCGCGCTCGACCCCGCCGACCTGCTGCGCGGGACCGGGATCGTCTTCGCGGTCGCGGTGCTGCTCGTCATCGTGCGGTTCGCGTTCCTGAACGCCGCGGGCGGGACCATCTGGCTCGTCACCCGACGCACCGGCGGGGAACCGCGCGAAGGGCACCGCGACCGGCTCGTCAGCGGGTTCGCCGGGTTCCGGGGCGCGGTGTCACTCGCCATGGCCGTCGCCGTGCCGCGCACGCTCGAGTCCGGCGGTGACTTCCCCGAGCGCGACCTCATCGTCTTCGTCACCGCCGGCGTGGTCATCGTCACGATCGTCGGGCAGGCGCTCGTGCTGCCGGCCGTCCTGCGTCGGGCCGCGCTGCCCGAGGACGAGTCCGTCAGCGAGGAACGTCGCTACGCCGAACGCACCGCGATCGAGGAGGCGCTCGATGCGCTCCCCCGTCTCGCACGGTCGACCGGAGCCGATCGTGCCACCGTCGATCGCCTGCGGAAGGAGTACGAGGCGCATCTCGACGTGATCGAAGCCCGCGAAGGGGACGACGACGACCACCCGGCGCTGCAGCGGCACGACAACGCGGTCGCCCTCGAGCTCGCACTCGTCCAGCACAAGGCGAGGACCCTGTTGCGCCTGCGCGACGCCGACGAGATCGACGACCTGGTGCTGCGTCAGGTGCGCGCCGGGTACGACGCGGAAGAGGCACGGCTGGACGGCATCGAATCGGTGGCGTCACCGCCCACGTCGTCGTAG
- a CDS encoding DUF475 domain-containing protein, whose protein sequence is MATRSLLTVPLLITVAAAAAAWLVLGPAAALAFVALAFLEIAMAADSSVPMAGIAGRLHSPARRLFLSLGIVAGVLAMRLLLPPAAVAVGDATDPASSVEEAVFAPGSFSAHLAEVRPALAAFGAAFIWQVFAEYLFNTDRASRRSWLGSLEARLASVARPRVWSLVTAATGVVVTSVLVGARSGWVAGALLPVALGGVAGIAAYLVSKRTAAWALRSGPGGGGSDTASIGVGRGAWRIHLYASTVVFERGLVVFMLFEILDGVYSLSGSGPLGSDGLGALEQAAVAVGAIGVGAVFLARLTSRVDEAAGLKRLRYLKAGAAYVLGVLSVLLWASLLVPIPGVVVGWFGTVVIGSALVSSLPWRPWWRRVVRRPRAV, encoded by the coding sequence ATGGCCACGAGATCTCTCCTGACCGTCCCCCTGCTCATCACCGTCGCGGCCGCCGCGGCGGCCTGGCTGGTGCTCGGCCCCGCCGCAGCGCTGGCCTTCGTCGCCCTCGCGTTCCTCGAGATCGCGATGGCCGCGGACTCGTCCGTGCCGATGGCCGGCATCGCCGGCCGGCTGCACTCCCCCGCCCGTCGACTGTTCCTGTCGCTCGGCATCGTCGCGGGCGTGCTCGCGATGCGCCTGCTCCTGCCGCCGGCCGCCGTCGCGGTCGGTGACGCGACCGACCCGGCGAGCTCGGTGGAGGAAGCCGTCTTCGCGCCCGGCTCGTTCTCCGCGCACCTGGCCGAGGTGCGTCCCGCCCTCGCCGCCTTCGGCGCCGCGTTCATCTGGCAGGTCTTCGCCGAGTACCTGTTCAACACCGACCGCGCGTCCCGCAGGTCGTGGCTGGGCAGCCTGGAGGCGAGACTCGCCTCCGTCGCGCGACCCCGTGTGTGGTCGCTGGTCACCGCTGCGACCGGGGTCGTCGTGACCTCCGTGCTCGTCGGCGCGCGTTCCGGCTGGGTCGCCGGTGCGCTGCTGCCGGTCGCGCTCGGCGGGGTGGCCGGCATCGCCGCGTACCTCGTGTCGAAGCGGACGGCGGCGTGGGCTCTGCGCAGCGGCCCCGGCGGCGGCGGGTCGGACACGGCGTCGATCGGGGTGGGCCGCGGAGCCTGGCGCATCCACCTCTACGCGTCGACGGTCGTGTTCGAGCGGGGGCTCGTGGTGTTCATGCTCTTCGAGATCCTCGACGGCGTGTACAGCTTGTCCGGCTCCGGCCCGCTCGGGTCGGACGGGCTCGGGGCACTCGAGCAGGCAGCGGTCGCCGTCGGTGCGATCGGGGTCGGGGCGGTGTTCCTGGCCCGCCTGACCTCGCGGGTCGACGAGGCCGCTGGCCTCAAGCGGCTGCGGTACCTGAAGGCCGGGGCGGCGTACGTCCTCGGGGTGCTGTCGGTGCTGCTTTGGGCGAGTCTGCTCGTGCCGATACCGGGCGTCGTCGTGGGGTGGTTCGGGACCGTCGTGATCGGGTCGGCGCTGGTGAGCTCCCTGCCGTGGCGACCGTGGTGGCGGCGGGTGGTGCGGCGGCCGCGGGCGGTGTGA
- a CDS encoding helix-turn-helix domain-containing protein, with translation MTDTTTVVSPASPATAAPLREVGALIRGARKGRSMTQAQLAERVGTSQSAINRIEQGGQNLSLEMLTRISDALDQQIVSIGGAPQRAHLRVQGGRKLSGSIAVNSSKNAAVALLCASLLNRGVTRLHKVARIVEVDRIIDVLRSLGASVTWSEDGETLEIVAPDDLHLDAIDADAARRTRSVLMFLGPLSGRYESFRLPYAGGCDLGTRTVEPHLIALRPFGVDVEATSGWYEVDVANQAVPTKSVVLTERGDTVTENAILAAAARDGETVIRNASPNYMVQDLCFFLELLGVQIEGIGTTTLRITGKSRIDEVVDYWPSEDPVEAMSLLTAGIVTASTLTVTRAPIEFLEIELATLAEMGLRFDVTEEYAAANGRTRLVDITVYPSELHAPIDKIHAMPFPGLNIDNLPFFVVIAAMAEGTTLVHDWVYEGRAIHLLDLTRLGASVTLRDPHRLDVTGPTHFSGAEISCPPALRPAVVILLAMLAAKGESVLRNVGIIARGYEQLQERLNSLGASIETFHD, from the coding sequence ATGACCGACACCACCACCGTCGTCTCGCCGGCATCTCCGGCGACCGCAGCACCCCTCCGTGAGGTCGGCGCCCTGATCCGGGGCGCCCGCAAGGGCCGCAGCATGACGCAGGCCCAACTCGCCGAACGCGTCGGCACCAGCCAGAGCGCGATCAACCGCATCGAGCAGGGCGGCCAGAACCTGTCCCTCGAGATGCTGACCCGCATCAGCGACGCCCTCGACCAGCAGATCGTCTCGATCGGCGGCGCCCCGCAGCGTGCCCACCTGCGCGTCCAGGGCGGCCGGAAGCTCAGCGGCTCCATCGCGGTGAACTCGAGCAAGAACGCCGCCGTGGCACTGCTCTGCGCCTCGCTGCTCAACCGCGGCGTGACCCGACTGCACAAGGTCGCCCGGATCGTCGAGGTCGACCGCATCATCGACGTGCTCCGCAGCCTCGGCGCGAGCGTCACCTGGTCGGAGGACGGTGAGACCCTCGAGATCGTCGCCCCCGACGACCTGCACCTCGACGCGATTGACGCCGACGCCGCCCGCCGCACCCGCAGCGTGCTCATGTTCCTCGGCCCGCTCAGCGGCCGGTACGAGTCCTTCCGTCTGCCCTACGCCGGCGGCTGCGACCTCGGCACCCGAACGGTCGAGCCGCACCTCATCGCGCTCCGTCCGTTCGGCGTGGACGTCGAGGCGACCTCCGGTTGGTACGAGGTCGACGTCGCCAACCAGGCCGTCCCCACCAAGTCGGTCGTGCTCACCGAGCGCGGCGACACCGTGACCGAGAACGCGATCCTGGCCGCTGCTGCCCGCGACGGCGAGACCGTCATCCGGAACGCCAGCCCCAACTACATGGTGCAGGACCTCTGCTTCTTCCTCGAGCTGCTCGGGGTGCAGATCGAGGGCATCGGCACCACCACGCTGCGCATCACCGGCAAGAGCCGCATCGACGAGGTCGTGGACTACTGGCCGAGCGAGGACCCGGTTGAGGCGATGAGCCTGCTGACCGCCGGGATCGTCACCGCGTCGACCCTCACCGTGACCCGGGCACCGATCGAGTTCCTCGAGATCGAGCTCGCGACCCTGGCCGAGATGGGCCTGCGCTTCGACGTCACCGAGGAGTACGCCGCCGCCAACGGCCGCACCCGCCTCGTCGACATCACGGTGTACCCGTCCGAGCTGCACGCGCCGATCGACAAGATCCACGCGATGCCGTTCCCCGGCCTGAACATCGACAACCTGCCGTTCTTCGTGGTCATCGCGGCCATGGCGGAGGGCACGACGCTCGTGCACGACTGGGTCTACGAGGGCCGGGCGATCCACCTGCTCGACCTCACCCGCCTGGGCGCGAGCGTCACGCTGCGTGACCCGCACCGCCTCGACGTCACCGGGCCGACGCACTTCTCCGGTGCCGAGATCAGCTGCCCGCCGGCGCTGCGGCCCGCCGTGGTGATCCTGCTGGCGATGCTCGCGGCGAAGGGTGAGAGCGTCCTGCGCAACGTCGGCATCATCGCCCGTGGCTACGAGCAGCTGCAGGAGCGCCTCAACTCGCTCGGCGCGTCCATCGAGACGTTCCACGACTGA
- a CDS encoding anti-sigma factor domain-containing protein: MKHVDDETLAMLAVSDQVAADDVAEHLASCDRCRNEVAALQRVAAVTRASEDVTLAAPPEHVWDRIAAEIARTPQQAAVPATEPGRAGEHASEGAAVGSRSDAEHHAGARRPGSRPRRRRALATAIAGVGVLAVVLGIGVASGIVPGLPRGDTETVLANTELEALPGWSGTTGRAELERDRDGRVTLLVDLHGERGRSGTGPLREVWMMRSDLGGLVSVGYLDGDQGRFTVPDGVDTAEFPVVDVSAEADDGDPAHSGDSIVRGTLTDP, encoded by the coding sequence ATGAAGCACGTCGACGACGAGACGCTGGCGATGCTCGCGGTCTCCGACCAGGTCGCCGCGGACGACGTCGCCGAACACCTGGCGTCGTGCGACCGGTGCCGCAACGAAGTGGCCGCGCTGCAGCGGGTCGCCGCGGTGACCCGCGCGTCGGAGGACGTCACGCTCGCGGCGCCCCCGGAGCACGTGTGGGACCGGATCGCGGCCGAGATCGCCCGGACGCCACAACAGGCTGCGGTGCCGGCGACCGAACCCGGACGAGCGGGCGAACACGCATCCGAAGGGGCGGCCGTCGGCAGCCGGTCCGACGCGGAGCACCACGCCGGGGCCCGCCGGCCCGGATCCCGTCCGCGTCGTCGCCGAGCCCTCGCCACCGCGATCGCCGGCGTCGGCGTGCTCGCCGTCGTCCTCGGCATCGGTGTGGCGTCGGGGATCGTCCCCGGACTCCCCCGCGGCGACACCGAGACCGTCCTGGCGAACACCGAGCTCGAAGCGCTGCCCGGTTGGTCGGGGACGACCGGCCGTGCCGAGCTCGAACGTGACCGGGACGGCCGGGTGACCCTGCTCGTCGACCTGCACGGAGAGCGTGGTCGCTCCGGCACCGGTCCGCTGCGCGAGGTCTGGATGATGCGGTCGGACCTCGGCGGACTGGTGAGCGTCGGCTACCTCGACGGCGACCAGGGCCGCTTCACGGTGCCCGACGGCGTCGACACCGCGGAGTTCCCGGTCGTGGACGTCTCGGCCGAGGCCGACGACGGTGATCCGGCGCACTCCGGTGACTCCATCGTCCGGGGCACCCTGACCGATCCCTGA
- a CDS encoding RNA polymerase sigma factor gives MTTILPDDSELSDAFRAGGEHALRAVYERWSSLVYSLALRALADPAAAEDVTQQVFVKAWQRSTSYDPGRAPLGAWLVGITRNCIADAQNERRRHASAADPDVVEETTPAPEPAFDLAERALVAGELERLDEVPRRVMRLAFYDDLSHREIAERLELPLGTVKSHIHRSLARLRTRLEVIE, from the coding sequence GTGACGACCATCCTCCCGGACGACAGCGAGCTCTCCGACGCGTTCCGCGCCGGGGGTGAACACGCCCTGCGGGCCGTCTACGAACGGTGGTCGTCGCTCGTGTACTCGCTGGCCCTGCGTGCCCTGGCCGACCCGGCCGCCGCGGAGGACGTCACGCAGCAGGTCTTCGTGAAGGCCTGGCAGCGCAGCACGAGCTACGACCCCGGCCGCGCCCCGCTCGGCGCATGGCTGGTCGGCATCACCCGGAACTGCATCGCCGACGCGCAGAACGAGCGCCGACGGCACGCCAGCGCCGCCGACCCGGACGTGGTCGAGGAGACCACCCCGGCGCCGGAACCGGCCTTCGACCTGGCCGAGCGCGCACTCGTCGCCGGCGAGCTCGAGCGGCTCGACGAGGTCCCACGACGCGTGATGCGGCTGGCGTTCTACGACGACCTCAGCCATCGTGAGATCGCCGAACGGCTCGAACTGCCGCTCGGCACCGTCAAGAGCCACATCCACCGAAGTCTGGCTCGGCTCCGAACACGTCTGGAGGTGATCGAATGA
- a CDS encoding class F sortase, which produces MRSATVTLVVAVAAAALTGCSSAGTTPGGQPSVLPTTTPTPVPSAFSTEVPQQAATIPPVRDAPAPTTITVDHAGISAPIRPEGVDEDGAMALPPDPATAGWYRFGAAPSSAEGTVVIAAHVDAVGYGIGPFSRLGDAPSGTRVTLTDADGAETTWRIDSVSMLEKQGLPWGEVFRDDGPRRLVLVTCGGTFDAVTGHYESNLVVTAVPA; this is translated from the coding sequence GTGCGGTCCGCCACGGTGACGCTCGTCGTCGCCGTGGCGGCCGCCGCCCTGACCGGGTGCTCGTCGGCCGGGACCACCCCCGGCGGGCAGCCGTCCGTCCTGCCGACCACCACGCCCACACCGGTCCCGTCCGCGTTCTCGACCGAGGTACCGCAGCAGGCCGCGACCATCCCCCCGGTCCGGGACGCCCCCGCCCCGACCACCATCACCGTCGACCACGCCGGCATCAGCGCGCCGATCCGCCCCGAGGGGGTCGACGAGGACGGCGCGATGGCGCTCCCGCCCGACCCGGCGACCGCGGGCTGGTACCGCTTCGGTGCCGCACCGTCGTCCGCCGAGGGCACCGTCGTCATCGCGGCCCACGTCGACGCGGTCGGCTACGGCATCGGCCCGTTCTCACGGCTCGGCGACGCCCCGTCCGGCACCCGGGTCACCCTGACCGACGCGGACGGTGCCGAGACCACGTGGCGGATCGACTCCGTCAGCATGCTCGAGAAGCAGGGACTCCCCTGGGGCGAGGTGTTCCGTGACGACGGACCACGACGGCTCGTCCTGGTGACCTGCGGCGGGACCTTCGACGCAGTCACCGGACACTACGAGAGCAACCTCGTCGTCACCGCGGTCCCGGCCTGA
- a CDS encoding DUF4397 domain-containing protein: MRKTLATGLSAGVLFAAAAAVLPATAATAATGEATLSVLHAVPDVTVDVYLDGERAIDDFTPGTLAGPMMVPAGAHQLAITASDATDASKPIIGPADVSFEAGGNYTAVAHDATDGSPTATVFTNDTSAVAAGQGRLVVRHVAAAPAVDVLAGGKAVVSNLSNPDEQALELPAGTVSATVAATGTTDPVIGPADVAVTAGSSTIVYAWGSLDDDDLALATQTIADLGGTPNGVPAGNAGLVATNDQGPLPLVGAAAAALAAAAAIGAVVLRRPHAATRR, encoded by the coding sequence ATGCGCAAGACACTCGCCACCGGCCTGAGCGCCGGTGTCCTGTTCGCCGCCGCCGCGGCTGTACTGCCCGCGACCGCTGCGACTGCCGCCACCGGTGAGGCGACGCTCTCGGTCCTCCACGCCGTCCCGGACGTCACCGTCGACGTCTACCTCGACGGCGAACGTGCCATCGACGACTTCACCCCGGGCACCCTCGCCGGCCCCATGATGGTGCCGGCCGGTGCGCACCAGCTCGCGATCACCGCCTCGGACGCCACCGACGCGTCGAAGCCGATCATCGGCCCGGCGGACGTCTCGTTCGAGGCCGGTGGCAACTACACCGCCGTTGCCCACGACGCCACGGACGGGTCGCCGACCGCCACGGTGTTCACCAACGACACCTCGGCCGTCGCGGCCGGCCAGGGACGCCTGGTCGTCCGCCACGTCGCCGCCGCACCGGCCGTCGACGTCCTCGCCGGTGGGAAGGCCGTCGTGTCGAACCTGTCGAACCCCGACGAGCAGGCACTCGAGCTGCCGGCCGGCACCGTGTCGGCGACCGTCGCCGCCACCGGGACCACCGACCCCGTGATCGGCCCGGCGGACGTCGCGGTCACCGCGGGCTCGTCGACCATCGTCTACGCCTGGGGCAGCCTGGACGACGACGACCTCGCCCTCGCCACGCAGACGATCGCGGACCTGGGTGGCACGCCGAACGGCGTCCCCGCCGGGAACGCCGGTCTCGTGGCCACGAACGACCAGGGCCCCCTGCCCCTGGTCGGCGCAGCGGCGGCCGCACTGGCCGCCGCTGCCGCGATCGGGGCCGTGGTGCTCCGCCGCCCGCACGCAGCGACCCGCCGCTGA
- a CDS encoding flagellar FlbD family protein has protein sequence MIVVTRLNGSGFAVNPDLVERIQETPDTTLIMVDGAKYIVRESMADVIDLIAAYRARIVGMAYGTDQAPRSSTNTGPQPTLAPVAALRSTQHGRALDGGR, from the coding sequence ATGATCGTCGTCACACGACTGAACGGCAGCGGATTCGCTGTGAACCCCGATCTCGTGGAGCGCATCCAGGAGACGCCGGACACGACGCTCATCATGGTCGACGGCGCGAAGTACATCGTGCGGGAGTCGATGGCCGACGTCATCGACCTGATCGCCGCGTACCGCGCCCGCATCGTCGGGATGGCCTACGGCACCGACCAGGCCCCCCGCTCGAGCACGAACACCGGCCCGCAGCCCACGCTCGCCCCGGTCGCCGCACTCCGCTCCACGCAGCACGGCCGCGCGCTGGACGGGGGTCGCTGA
- a CDS encoding motility protein A produces MDIATIVGILLAFGALFGMVQMEHVELGGLFLPAPMLLVFGATIGCGIASTTLKDAIASFKAVPKAFTGKVTPPASVIDDVVGLAETARANGLLALEQEADKHDDPFMKKALQNIADGTDGDELRILLEDEIESNAAPTRSASAFFMGLGGFAPTVGIIGTVVSLTHVLANLGKPDELGPLIASAFVATLWGLLTANFMWLPIGGKLRKLAQLESDRQTLLMEGLLAVQAGSQPRLLGERLKAMVPPAARADTGGKAGKAGKKADAADDQQLAA; encoded by the coding sequence GTGGACATCGCAACGATCGTCGGCATCCTGCTCGCCTTCGGCGCCCTGTTCGGCATGGTCCAGATGGAGCACGTCGAGCTCGGTGGACTCTTCCTGCCCGCCCCGATGCTGCTCGTGTTCGGCGCCACCATCGGCTGCGGCATCGCGAGCACCACGCTGAAGGACGCGATCGCCAGCTTCAAGGCGGTCCCGAAGGCGTTCACCGGCAAGGTCACCCCGCCGGCGTCGGTCATCGACGACGTCGTCGGGCTCGCCGAGACCGCCCGCGCGAACGGCCTGCTCGCCCTCGAGCAGGAGGCCGACAAGCACGACGACCCGTTCATGAAGAAGGCACTGCAGAACATCGCGGACGGCACCGACGGCGACGAGCTGCGGATCCTGCTCGAGGACGAGATCGAGTCGAACGCGGCCCCGACCCGGAGCGCGAGCGCGTTCTTCATGGGCCTCGGCGGCTTCGCCCCGACCGTCGGCATCATCGGCACCGTGGTCTCGCTGACCCACGTGCTCGCGAACCTCGGCAAGCCCGACGAGCTCGGACCGCTGATCGCCAGCGCCTTCGTCGCCACCCTGTGGGGCCTGCTGACCGCGAACTTCATGTGGCTGCCGATCGGCGGCAAGCTCCGCAAGCTCGCCCAGCTCGAGTCGGACCGCCAGACGCTCCTGATGGAAGGGCTGCTCGCGGTGCAGGCCGGCAGCCAGCCCCGCCTGCTCGGTGAGCGGCTGAAGGCCATGGTCCCGCCCGCCGCCCGCGCCGACACGGGTGGCAAGGCCGGCAAGGCCGGCAAGAAGGCCGACGCGGCCGACGACCAGCAGCTGGCGGCCTGA
- a CDS encoding flagellar motor protein MotB, giving the protein MSANPRGRGRGRAKKSHDEAEHPDERWMASYMDMITVLMCMFLVLFAMSTVDQEKYIQLKQSLATGFGEVDSQKIDTASGTVVTKDQVEDGSGYSTDKSQADHSTASSGTKDTNVDPASTVVPTTATKQDLAEAKRELDDLTKLERAIQHNLRRAGQTENVQFTVDARGLIVRLVGSETYFGTNSADLSDQARSIMDAIAPVLKTSDHDVSVEGHADQRNSTAPYATNWELSAARATGVLRDLVERGGMPGDHVQSVGFGSSRPLAKGGTEQDLALNRRVDIVVLSNADQDVSALMPALAKAQDGAQQG; this is encoded by the coding sequence GTGAGCGCCAACCCCCGGGGCCGCGGCCGCGGTCGCGCGAAGAAGTCCCACGACGAGGCCGAGCACCCCGACGAGCGCTGGATGGCGTCCTACATGGACATGATCACGGTGCTGATGTGCATGTTCCTCGTGCTCTTCGCGATGTCCACCGTCGACCAGGAGAAGTACATCCAGCTGAAGCAGTCGCTCGCCACCGGCTTCGGCGAGGTCGACTCGCAGAAGATCGACACCGCGAGCGGGACGGTCGTGACGAAGGACCAGGTCGAGGACGGCTCCGGCTACTCGACGGACAAGTCCCAGGCCGACCACTCGACCGCCTCGTCGGGTACCAAGGACACCAACGTCGACCCCGCGTCGACGGTGGTGCCGACGACTGCGACGAAGCAGGACCTCGCCGAGGCGAAGCGGGAGCTCGACGACCTGACGAAGCTCGAGCGTGCGATCCAGCACAACCTGCGGCGTGCGGGCCAGACCGAGAACGTCCAGTTCACGGTCGATGCCCGCGGCCTCATCGTCCGCCTGGTCGGCAGCGAGACGTACTTCGGCACGAACAGCGCGGACCTGTCCGACCAGGCGCGGTCGATCATGGACGCCATCGCGCCGGTGCTGAAGACCTCCGACCACGACGTCAGCGTCGAGGGGCACGCCGACCAGCGGAACTCGACCGCGCCGTACGCCACCAACTGGGAGCTCAGCGCCGCCCGGGCGACCGGGGTCCTGCGCGACCTGGTCGAGCGGGGCGGGATGCCCGGCGACCACGTGCAGAGCGTCGGCTTCGGGTCGAGCCGACCGCTGGCGAAGGGCGGCACCGAACAGGACCTCGCGCTGAACCGTCGGGTCGACATCGTGGTCCTGTCGAACGCCGACCAGGACGTCAGCGCACTCATGCCGGCGCTGGCGAAGGCACAGGACGGAGCGCAGCAGGGCTGA